Genomic DNA from Gemmatimonadales bacterium:
CAGCACCGGGCATACTACCGTAGGCGCCGTCGACCAGTTGGCGGGTCTTACCCATCCCGACTGCCCGCAGGGTTACACCCGAGACACCAGCCTGCTCCAGATAGGCCCGGACGTTATCAGCCCGCTGCTGGGAGAGCCGTCGGTTGTAGGCGACGGTGCCTGCCGGATCGGCAAAGCCCTCGATCGTGACGATGGACCCGGAGTAGTGGCGAGAGACTACCTGTGCGAAGCGGTCCAGTGCCGCGCGATCAGCCGGGCGGACCGTCGCGTCATCGAAGGCAAACCGAATCGGGAAGGCGAACTGCATCCCGCCTTCCATAGCGATGATGCGGGCCCCAAGGGAATCGCGGAGCACTCGGAGATCCTGCTGCAGCGTCGTGACGTCGCGCTTGACGCCGTCGACATCGGTGCGGACGCTGGCGATCTGGCCGGAGAGGTCACGGCGCACCGTTTCGTCGCCCGCGGTCCACCCCGCACGGCTGGTGTCCGCCGCAGCCTGGACCTGGCGATTGACGTACCCTTTGGTTGCGCAGCCACTCACCGATGCCATGAGAAGCGCAGCGCCCGTGAACTTCGCGATCGTCATCATCTGGAGTCCCCCATCAGGTTGATACGTTCATCCCCCGAGCCAGTCGGGGGTCGATGCTCGAAATGCCGCACCATGACGTGCTGTCTGAGTGAGAGACGAACGAGGGCGCTCGAGGTTGACGTGACCAGGATCCGCCACAGAGTGGTGAAGGACATTCGGTCGGCAGATTTCGCCGCCGCCGGGGCGGGTCAGCAGTACGGGCGAGCGATGAAGATGTGGCGTTCCCAAGGGTCGACCGACGTCTCGACGGAAAGGCCGGTAGCTTCGAACCAACCCTGCCACTGCGCCAGTGAGAAGACGCCCTCGACGTGCTGGTCGTGCTCGACGGAGACGCTGCCATCGGCGTGGCGCAGGAGAAAGGCGTAGTCGACGAGGTAGGTGCTGTCGTTAGGGTCCGGATCCGAACACCAGGC
This window encodes:
- a CDS encoding OmpA family protein — encoded protein: MMTIAKFTGAALLMASVSGCATKGYVNRQVQAAADTSRAGWTAGDETVRRDLSGQIASVRTDVDGVKRDVTTLQQDLRVLRDSLGARIIAMEGGMQFAFPIRFAFDDATVRPADRAALDRFAQVVSRHYSGSIVTIEGFADPAGTVAYNRRLSQQRADNVRAYLEQAGVSGVTLRAVGMGKTRQLVDGAYGSMPGAEANRRVVFVIEGVPSNTDD